The genomic interval CTTCTCTTGAGGAAGCAATTCGAATAATGGCTGAGTTCCAATTAGGAGAATCTTTCTCGGACAAAGAGATCGCCAGGATCAGGGCATTTCTGGTTTCACTGACAGGGCAAGTGGAGGAGGACCTCAGGTGATTACACGTGTTCTGACATCAACTCTTATTGCCGGATTCCTGGTTGTCATTGCGTTGCTGTTTTTCAGATCAGCTGACAACGGCGCTAACGAGTTTGCGGCCGCGGAGAAGGCGGCCCGGAACATCAATGAACTCAATTCAAGACTCGACCAGGCGGTCTTGAAATTGCGCCTTGGGATAGTGAACGATTACGATGAGTTGGCACGACACGAACAAGAACTGGTTGATTCACTTTTCTCGCAAAGTTCCGACGATCTGGATAGTGGTGCCAACTCATTGATTGACGAGACATTCCGTCCGTTGGTCAGTCAGAAATGCACACTGGTGGGAGATTTCAAGGCGGATCACGCGATCGTTCGAAATTCAACTGCTGGTTTTCAACGATACACTCAAAAGACAATGGATGAGTTAGGCCACATCCAGTCAGTCGCTTCACGGCTGTCAACTTTGGGTACGCATGGCTCTCGCTTCGTGATTTCTGGATCCACCGACGATCGAGACGCGTTTGAAAAAGTGATTTCCGAGTGTGAAGATATGGCCAGAACAGGAGACGGTGGCGAGCTGCAGCGCAATGAATCTTTGTCGCTTGCTCTGAAGCACGCGACCAAGTTAGTCGAACGACGACTCGGGCTGGACGATTCCATTGAGGCATTGATCGCCATACCTGTTCGAGAAACCGCTCTGCAATTCCTAAACGATGTGGCTCAGAAGCGAGATTCAAAAGCCGCATCCGCCACGTTATACCGATCGGGATTGTTGATATGTATCGTGGTGCTAATTGCGTCTTGTATCTTTCAGTACGTTCTTGTTTTTCGCCAACGTGCCCAATTGTTCAAGGCCAACCTGGAATTGGACGAGCAAGTTGCGGAACGAACAGCAGGATTGACCGCTGCAAACGAGATGTTGGCGATGCAAAAGGAAGAAGCACAGAAAATGGCGCTCGTTGCGCGTTTTACGGACAATGCCGTCATCATCGCGGATGCTGATTCCGCGGTTGAGTGGGTCAATGTCGGATTCACACAGATTTTCGGTTATGAATTGAACGAAGTGGCGGGCAAACGGCTCGACGAGTTTCTTCATGGACAAAACTCAAGTACACAGCAGCACAGCGAATTGAAGGCATGTGTCGACTGCTGCGAGCCGTTCAATGCGTCGATGATCAATTACACGAAAGACAATCTGCCCATTTGGGTGGATATCGAGGCACGTCCGATTCGAAACGATCACGGGCAAGTTCATCGCTATATCGCGATTATTTCGGACATCACGGAGCGCATTGAAGCGCAATGTGAGAACGAAAAACTACACGCCGATCTGGTGGATGCGTCTCGCCAAGCTGGTATGGCGGAGATCGCCACCGGAGTGCTGCACAACGTGGGCAACATCCTCAACAGTGTGAACGTTTCGGCGTCGGTCATCCGCAGACAGTTCTCAAAAAGTGCGCTTGCCAATCTCGAGAAGGTTTCCCAACTGATAGCCGAACACGAGACGAAGTTCGACGAATTTGTCCGGGATGACGAGCGTGGCCGCAAAGTCCCGGCCTACGTTCGCAAGGTGACCGACGCGCTTT from Stieleria varia carries:
- a CDS encoding DAHL domain-containing protein, which translates into the protein MITRVLTSTLIAGFLVVIALLFFRSADNGANEFAAAEKAARNINELNSRLDQAVLKLRLGIVNDYDELARHEQELVDSLFSQSSDDLDSGANSLIDETFRPLVSQKCTLVGDFKADHAIVRNSTAGFQRYTQKTMDELGHIQSVASRLSTLGTHGSRFVISGSTDDRDAFEKVISECEDMARTGDGGELQRNESLSLALKHATKLVERRLGLDDSIEALIAIPVRETALQFLNDVAQKRDSKAASATLYRSGLLICIVVLIASCIFQYVLVFRQRAQLFKANLELDEQVAERTAGLTAANEMLAMQKEEAQKMALVARFTDNAVIIADADSAVEWVNVGFTQIFGYELNEVAGKRLDEFLHGQNSSTQQHSELKACVDCCEPFNASMINYTKDNLPIWVDIEARPIRNDHGQVHRYIAIISDITERIEAQCENEKLHADLVDASRQAGMAEIATGVLHNVGNILNSVNVSASVIRRQFSKSALANLEKVSQLIAEHETKFDEFVRDDERGRKVPAYVRKVTDALCGEREKLNQEFDELVKNVEHIKEIVSMQQSMAKSSGLIQELDARDLIRESLSANKGALASHRIPIEELVADSVPLFWSDKHRILQILINLIKNAKDAINEQRGDHPCIKVSATSDDQFVVFRVSDNGIGIPADKRDKIFQHGFTTKKAGHGFGLHSSANAATEMGGKLTVHSDGVGTGATFDLRVPFKPIDANHKPTQLMETVL